Part of the Gammaproteobacteria bacterium genome is shown below.
TCGAGTATAAGAAGCTCGAAATCAGTGATGGTCTGTAGCTGAAGGCTACGGATCGCGCGGCGCAGTGGGCGTGCCCGATTTTGCGTCGGAAGCAGGACACTGATATTCGCACTTGCCTGCGGCATTGTCATGGGCGGGAGCGAGCGACCCGTAAGAGAAGGTCTTCCCAAAGGGGTACGATGCGCTCGGCGCTGTAGTACTCAGCGCGCTCTTTCCCGAGTCGGGAATAGTGGACACGTCGTTCCGGCGATTGCAGAAGCTCATGCAATGCACTCTCGAAGGCGCGCTGGTCACCGTCTGGGACGAGTGCGCCGAACCGCCCCCCGTCCAGTGCCTCGCGCGGCCCGGATGGGCAGTCCATGCTGACGATGGGCACGCCAGCCTGCATCGCTTCGAGTATGGCGAGGGGAAATCCCTCATACTCGGAGCAGAGCCCGAACACGGAGGAGTGGGCGAGCCAGTTAGCCGGGTCCGGTACATGGCCAGGGAGGAACACGGTCTTGTCTACC
Proteins encoded:
- a CDS encoding glycosyltransferase, with translation VDKTVFLPGHVPDPANWLAHSSVFGLCSEYEGFPLAILEAMQAGVPIVSMDCPSGPREALDGGRFGALVPDGDQRAFESALHELLQSPERRVHYSRLGKERAEYYSAERIVPLWEDLLLRVARSRP